The proteins below are encoded in one region of Paenibacillus albus:
- a CDS encoding DMT family transporter: MKGIGYAILGGVFLTLQSTANAAIGTRLGTWHAATLTQGTGFVAALVILWMTREQSWRKLSQVKLRYRLGGMLAAVIIFSNITAFHNNGAALTVSSLLIAQILATLGMEKAGWFGKHTLQLRLPQWLGIGLMITGILCLSF; the protein is encoded by the coding sequence ATGAAAGGAATCGGTTATGCCATACTTGGCGGCGTATTTCTTACGCTGCAAAGCACCGCCAATGCCGCAATCGGTACTCGGCTCGGAACATGGCATGCGGCGACATTAACACAAGGAACAGGGTTTGTTGCTGCTTTGGTGATATTATGGATGACGAGGGAGCAATCCTGGAGGAAGCTGTCTCAGGTGAAGCTTCGATATCGGTTAGGCGGCATGCTGGCAGCAGTTATTATCTTCAGCAACATTACGGCCTTCCACAACAATGGAGCAGCTTTAACAGTCTCGTCATTATTAATCGCTCAAATATTGGCCACACTTGGCATGGAGAAAGCCGGCTGGTTCGGGAAGCATACGCTGCAGCTCCGATTGCCGCAATGGCTTGGAATTGGACTTATGATTACAGGGATCTTATGTTTATCCTTCTAG
- a CDS encoding sugar-binding protein, whose amino-acid sequence MRMRRRISGFVVLTMLAALFSVFGASTASAYSVPNLRGGINAQWYFGTQAEVDNAATQMTNVGLGWARIDLKWDLMQPSGAGTAINWTNTDKMVSGALGKGMKVMLVASYTPSWANGGNSDVRYYPNSANIGNWQSFLDAAVRRYLPQGVTTYEMWNEPNYSPQSSPSLFVSNVLIPGANAVRAVSNDLHIPVTIVNGAAANLIGVSGIVDPYDWVTGIYAAGGKNYFDVQGIHPYCWPLAPSTADTWNALLRAPEIHTIMSNNGDGAKQIWATEFGYPTHGPNTVTEQQQSDYIVSALQIWSQSAWQSWTGPMFLYTYRDDDGGVVSNDPEQNFGLMHYDRTTFKPIMSNLLSVMQNVAPPPPPATSGWSGSTLPRLSFNASQTATAPTIDGSLDSVWTGKVTNAISKVSLGTISGSSDLSGNFGALWDSTNLYIVADINDDSLRNDSAAISDDDSIDLYLDLNHDRTTTYGADDFMYQFGYGDTTFSEYKHSATAGVTFATTARTGGYRIEIKIPWTTLGKTPTTNMAFGFDMMINDDDDGGARDSQLAWNDGTANAYQNPSLFGDGTLVAAAPTGGTIVYEAENGTYGGGGQQQTVTNASNGKVVGNLNTVGAFSQVGSVDGGSGGNASLVVRYANGNSGNMTLSLYANGTKLQQLSFAPTGSWNTFADTSAITVPLNAGTANTIKIQRDSTDTPAADIDKFTVTTTSSSSSAVLINGFENSAQWSGEATRTVETTLKTQGSQSLKFHYTVPTSGWANGNYAISSPFVDIGSATSLKLDVYPTTQTPTGQTEPITLKIQDQTGGVIYEDRLPRLTANQWNTVTISLLSIPAASRHQINSVNMYVYSGFTAQLNGRTTLDYYFDNLRTE is encoded by the coding sequence ATGAGGATGAGAAGAAGAATTTCTGGTTTCGTCGTCTTAACGATGCTTGCTGCTTTATTCTCGGTGTTTGGCGCTTCGACCGCTAGCGCGTACAGTGTTCCGAACTTGAGAGGAGGCATTAATGCACAATGGTATTTCGGCACTCAGGCAGAGGTCGATAATGCCGCAACACAGATGACGAACGTCGGTCTTGGCTGGGCCCGGATCGACTTGAAATGGGACCTGATGCAGCCAAGCGGTGCAGGAACTGCAATCAACTGGACTAATACAGATAAAATGGTCAGCGGTGCGCTCGGTAAAGGCATGAAGGTTATGCTTGTAGCTAGCTACACGCCTTCTTGGGCAAATGGCGGCAACTCGGATGTGCGATACTACCCGAATTCCGCGAATATCGGCAACTGGCAGAGCTTCCTAGATGCGGCAGTAAGACGCTATCTGCCTCAAGGCGTAACCACCTATGAAATGTGGAACGAACCCAACTACTCCCCGCAATCCAGTCCTTCTTTATTCGTCTCCAACGTATTGATTCCCGGCGCAAATGCCGTACGCGCTGTAAGCAATGATCTCCATATTCCGGTTACCATTGTCAACGGTGCTGCGGCTAACTTGATTGGAGTATCCGGAATTGTTGATCCGTACGACTGGGTGACTGGGATATACGCAGCTGGCGGTAAGAACTATTTTGACGTGCAGGGTATTCATCCGTATTGCTGGCCGCTTGCTCCTTCTACGGCGGATACGTGGAATGCACTGCTCAGAGCGCCTGAAATCCATACCATTATGTCCAATAACGGTGACGGAGCGAAACAAATCTGGGCAACGGAATTTGGTTATCCGACTCACGGACCGAATACGGTAACCGAACAGCAGCAAAGCGATTATATCGTGTCGGCGCTGCAGATTTGGAGTCAATCCGCTTGGCAATCCTGGACGGGTCCGATGTTTCTGTATACATACAGAGATGATGACGGCGGCGTTGTCAGCAACGATCCCGAACAGAATTTCGGACTGATGCATTATGACCGAACAACATTCAAACCGATCATGAGCAATCTGCTCAGCGTGATGCAGAATGTTGCGCCTCCGCCTCCGCCAGCAACTTCCGGTTGGAGCGGATCAACTTTGCCAAGATTGTCGTTCAACGCTTCACAGACGGCGACCGCGCCGACAATTGACGGCAGCTTGGACAGCGTCTGGACAGGTAAAGTGACGAATGCGATATCGAAAGTCTCGCTCGGCACCATCAGCGGTTCCTCTGATCTGTCCGGTAATTTCGGCGCACTCTGGGACAGCACAAACCTATATATCGTCGCAGATATTAATGATGATTCGCTTCGCAACGACTCTGCAGCGATTTCCGACGATGACAGTATCGACTTGTATCTTGATCTGAATCACGATCGGACGACGACATACGGCGCTGACGACTTCATGTATCAGTTCGGCTACGGCGATACGACATTCAGCGAATATAAGCATAGCGCGACGGCTGGCGTAACTTTCGCGACAACAGCCCGCACAGGCGGTTACCGAATCGAGATCAAGATTCCATGGACTACACTCGGCAAGACTCCGACGACCAATATGGCATTTGGCTTCGACATGATGATCAACGACGACGATGACGGCGGAGCACGTGACTCGCAGCTGGCATGGAACGACGGCACCGCGAATGCTTACCAGAATCCGAGCCTGTTCGGAGATGGAACACTCGTTGCCGCCGCGCCAACAGGAGGCACCATCGTTTACGAAGCGGAGAATGGTACGTATGGCGGAGGAGGTCAGCAGCAGACAGTGACTAATGCATCGAACGGCAAAGTAGTTGGTAACTTGAACACGGTCGGCGCCTTTTCGCAGGTCGGAAGTGTAGATGGGGGCAGCGGAGGCAACGCGTCTCTCGTCGTAAGGTATGCGAACGGGAACTCAGGGAACATGACGCTCAGCTTGTACGCTAACGGAACGAAGCTCCAGCAGCTGAGCTTCGCGCCAACAGGCTCCTGGAATACATTCGCGGATACGTCAGCCATCACGGTACCGCTTAACGCTGGAACGGCGAATACGATAAAGATTCAACGGGACTCCACGGACACACCGGCTGCCGACATTGATAAATTCACCGTAACGACGACTTCGAGCAGTTCTTCAGCGGTGCTGATTAACGGCTTTGAGAACAGTGCGCAGTGGTCCGGAGAAGCGACGAGAACGGTGGAGACGACTTTGAAAACACAAGGCTCTCAATCGCTTAAATTCCATTACACCGTTCCAACAAGCGGCTGGGCTAACGGTAACTACGCCATTAGCTCTCCATTTGTTGATATTGGCAGCGCGACGAGCCTCAAGCTCGATGTTTATCCGACAACCCAGACTCCAACCGGTCAGACGGAACCGATAACGCTCAAGATTCAAGATCAAACCGGTGGAGTAATCTACGAGGATCGGCTGCCAAGGTTGACCGCCAATCAGTGGAATACCGTGACGATCAGCCTGTTGAGCATTCCGGCGGCGAGCCGTCATCAGATCAACAGCGTCAATATGTACGTGTATTCCGGCTTCACAGCACAACTGAACGGCAGGACGACACTCGATTACTACTTCGATAATTTGAGAACAGAGTAA
- the rpmG gene encoding 50S ribosomal protein L33 yields the protein MRVTITMACTECGSRNYMTTKNKRNNPQRLELKKYCPAHKKVTLHRETR from the coding sequence ATGCGCGTAACGATTACGATGGCATGCACCGAATGCGGAAGCCGCAATTATATGACGACGAAGAACAAGAGAAACAATCCGCAGCGTTTGGAGCTGAAGAAATATTGCCCGGCTCATAAGAAGGTAACCCTTCACAGAGAGACAAGATAA
- a CDS encoding ABC transporter permease yields the protein MFTAIFGRYMAPHDLNEHAPVEYHVDENGESTLMAPPFPPRASNPLGTDKYGVDMLAKLLGGAKYTIITTISVAITRVIAGGVLGMLLGYVGKESDRRRSERIPFWNMLNGIPIFIMVWMIMIGISMNSAASPIKLTIILSIVLVLVGIPTVASTVKEKTTVLRDKQFVLSAKSIGAGRWTILRRHLVPHLQESFLILFVQEIVLILSLFGQLAVFNIFVGGTLMYMNPWPELPEYVSRTNEWSGLVGQARSNLFNYQWVLFIPLLVYLLFIIGLQMISLGLEKMYKQKFSKFSHI from the coding sequence ATGTTTACAGCCATCTTCGGTCGATATATGGCACCGCATGATTTAAACGAGCATGCACCGGTTGAATACCATGTCGATGAGAATGGAGAGAGCACGCTTATGGCTCCCCCGTTTCCGCCTCGTGCAAGCAATCCGCTTGGAACGGATAAATACGGCGTCGATATGCTGGCAAAGCTGCTCGGCGGAGCGAAATATACGATTATCACAACGATATCGGTTGCCATAACGCGCGTTATAGCTGGCGGTGTGCTAGGAATGCTGCTCGGGTATGTTGGAAAAGAAAGCGACAGAAGAAGGTCCGAGCGAATCCCGTTCTGGAACATGCTCAACGGTATCCCAATCTTTATTATGGTTTGGATGATCATGATCGGAATTTCCATGAATTCTGCGGCCTCTCCGATCAAGCTGACAATCATCCTATCCATCGTACTCGTGCTTGTCGGAATTCCGACTGTCGCATCGACCGTGAAAGAGAAGACAACGGTGCTCCGAGACAAGCAATTCGTTCTCTCCGCCAAGTCAATCGGAGCAGGACGCTGGACGATCCTTCGGCGACATCTAGTTCCACATTTGCAGGAGAGCTTCCTTATCTTGTTCGTCCAAGAGATCGTATTGATACTAAGCTTGTTCGGACAGCTGGCGGTCTTCAATATATTCGTTGGAGGTACGTTAATGTACATGAACCCGTGGCCTGAGCTTCCCGAATATGTGAGCCGCACGAACGAATGGAGCGGATTAGTCGGCCAAGCTCGGAGTAACTTGTTCAACTACCAATGGGTGCTGTTCATCCCGCTGCTTGTCTATTTGTTGTTCATCATCGGCCTCCAAATGATATCGCTTGGGTTAGAGAAAATGTACAAGCAGAAATTCTCCAAATTCTCGCATATTTGA
- a CDS encoding Crp/Fnr family transcriptional regulator produces MMELENAERIRQYLDHYELGAVFPDSLRQHLVLFKFNPEEALCRQGETQEWIFVLVRGKVKVYTTSSEGNTLLVNFNSPLDVIGEIECISGLETLNTVTAVTEVEAIGIHKRWLHLYGEEVSFLQFLLHLVSHKFHSKSISLSFNLLYPVEVRLASYLLSVTSSEEPVVSTANLKDIASLIGTSYRHLNRVILKFCNTGLLERSRGTLNVRDRGGLEAAAGQNIYERGERRK; encoded by the coding sequence ATGATGGAACTCGAGAACGCAGAACGAATTAGGCAATATCTTGATCACTATGAATTGGGTGCTGTTTTCCCAGATTCGCTTCGCCAGCATTTAGTGCTGTTCAAATTTAATCCAGAGGAAGCGCTCTGCAGGCAAGGCGAGACACAAGAATGGATCTTCGTACTCGTGAGAGGGAAAGTGAAGGTTTATACGACGTCTTCAGAAGGGAATACCCTTCTGGTCAATTTCAACTCGCCGCTCGACGTGATTGGTGAGATTGAATGCATAAGCGGGCTGGAAACGCTCAATACGGTAACGGCCGTAACGGAAGTTGAAGCGATTGGTATTCATAAGCGATGGCTGCACTTGTACGGGGAAGAAGTATCGTTCCTGCAGTTCTTGCTGCATTTGGTCTCACATAAGTTTCACAGCAAGTCGATATCGCTCAGCTTCAATCTTCTCTATCCGGTTGAGGTGCGCCTGGCAAGCTATTTGTTATCCGTGACGTCTTCCGAAGAACCAGTAGTCAGCACCGCTAATTTAAAAGATATAGCGAGCCTGATCGGCACCAGCTACCGGCATTTGAATCGAGTTATACTGAAATTTTGCAATACGGGTCTCCTTGAACGAAGCCGAGGGACACTTAATGTCCGTGATCGTGGAGGGCTTGAAGCAGCTGCGGGTCAAAATATTTACGAACGTGGAGAAAGGAGGAAGTAG
- a CDS encoding SDR family oxidoreductase, translating to MKITVFGGTGLIGKKVVIKLQELGHEVVAASPSLGVNSITGEGLVEAIRGAQVVVDVTGSPTFEDQEVMDFFTASTRNLLAAEAAEGVSHHVALSVVGTDKLLQSGYFRAKMAQEELIQASGIPYTIVRATQFFEFAGTIGYVATEGDTVRLPSGLAQPMVSDDVAAAVADFALREPANGIVEAAGPDQFPLDDFVRQYLMATGDKRHVIADQNALYFASVKIDDQSLVPSNDKAWIGTTRYADWLKQFVKSE from the coding sequence ATGAAAATTACTGTATTTGGCGGCACGGGGCTTATTGGCAAGAAAGTTGTAATCAAACTTCAGGAGCTTGGTCATGAGGTCGTTGCAGCATCACCTTCATTAGGCGTCAACAGCATTACAGGGGAAGGCTTGGTTGAAGCGATTCGGGGAGCTCAGGTTGTTGTGGATGTGACAGGCTCGCCAACCTTTGAGGATCAGGAAGTAATGGACTTCTTCACAGCTTCCACTCGTAATCTACTGGCAGCTGAAGCGGCCGAAGGCGTAAGTCATCACGTTGCACTCTCAGTTGTGGGTACCGATAAGCTTCTGCAAAGCGGTTATTTCCGAGCGAAAATGGCGCAAGAAGAGCTCATCCAAGCGTCAGGAATTCCTTATACAATCGTACGTGCGACGCAATTCTTCGAATTCGCCGGCACGATTGGTTATGTAGCTACAGAAGGGGATACTGTCCGGCTTCCATCCGGGCTTGCGCAGCCTATGGTGTCGGATGATGTCGCAGCTGCCGTGGCCGATTTCGCATTGAGAGAACCCGCGAATGGCATCGTTGAAGCAGCCGGTCCAGATCAGTTTCCGCTTGACGATTTCGTTCGTCAATATCTCATGGCGACCGGGGACAAGCGGCACGTTATTGCAGACCAGAATGCGCTTTACTTTGCCTCCGTCAAGATTGATGATCAATCACTTGTCCCAAGCAACGACAAGGCATGGATCGGCACAACTCGTTATGCGGATTGGCTGAAGCAATTTGTGAAATCCGAATAA
- a CDS encoding DMT family transporter translates to MLIGIVLSLMAGMLVSVQTLFNNKVSNRVHTHTTTALVLGMGFIASLGMGLLLEGADFFRWPSMPVWFWFSGLLGIGVVTCVVNGVRLLGPSTSTTMVMASQLICALWWDSAGWFGLEQVPFSPQKAIGIAALIGGLLLFKSKRKAHVQINDVSSHKHHDFAKVVS, encoded by the coding sequence TTGCTTATCGGTATTGTATTGTCACTTATGGCAGGGATGCTCGTCAGCGTACAGACTTTGTTTAACAATAAAGTGAGCAATAGGGTTCACACGCATACGACAACCGCACTCGTGCTCGGTATGGGATTCATCGCTTCGCTTGGGATGGGATTGTTATTGGAAGGCGCTGATTTCTTCAGATGGCCTTCGATGCCGGTCTGGTTCTGGTTCAGCGGTTTATTAGGAATCGGCGTAGTGACCTGCGTCGTTAACGGAGTTCGACTACTCGGTCCAAGTACTTCGACAACGATGGTTATGGCTTCTCAGCTAATATGCGCATTATGGTGGGATTCGGCAGGTTGGTTCGGACTCGAACAGGTTCCGTTCAGCCCGCAGAAGGCTATCGGAATCGCGGCGCTAATCGGTGGTTTATTGTTATTTAAAAGCAAGCGCAAGGCGCACGTTCAAATTAACGACGTCAGTAGCCATAAACATCATGACTTTGCAAAGGTTGTGTCCTGA
- a CDS encoding GNAT family N-acetyltransferase — translation MSSSGQGQQLHQEIVINLPIEPHEVPKLRESVGWDGRYSDYPLLFERCNFWAGLRDEHNELIAFGYISGMGLQHGYMEDIIIHPEYQRKGIGEALVKSLLQEADRAGLEIVTLTYDKKHQLFYTRSGFVPSAGGVWRKG, via the coding sequence ATGAGCAGTAGTGGGCAAGGTCAGCAGCTGCATCAAGAAATCGTCATTAATTTACCGATTGAGCCGCACGAAGTTCCCAAACTAAGAGAATCCGTTGGCTGGGATGGCAGATATTCGGATTATCCGCTTTTATTTGAGCGCTGCAACTTCTGGGCGGGACTCCGCGATGAGCATAATGAGCTTATTGCTTTCGGTTATATTTCGGGAATGGGCTTGCAGCATGGCTATATGGAGGACATTATCATTCACCCGGAATATCAGAGGAAGGGGATTGGCGAAGCATTAGTGAAGAGCTTGCTGCAAGAAGCTGACCGCGCTGGCCTTGAGATTGTAACGTTGACCTATGACAAGAAACACCAGTTGTTCTATACAAGAAGCGGGTTCGTTCCTAGTGCCGGCGGAGTGTGGAGAAAAGGTTAA
- a CDS encoding DinB family protein translates to MLKLFQYNWQVRNDWFNWCETVDAEELMRRRTGGLGSILPTLYHIVAVEYGWLCGGIQERPIIIPSFEEIASLQRIKDFSARCHQEVASFVHSWNENMEERIMIDITDDGEEEAHACGEVMRHVIAHEIHHIGQLSVWAREIGKKPVTANLIGRGLYTTDETKIK, encoded by the coding sequence ATGTTGAAGCTATTCCAATATAACTGGCAAGTTCGCAATGATTGGTTTAACTGGTGCGAGACTGTAGACGCAGAAGAGCTGATGAGAAGGCGAACTGGCGGACTTGGATCCATTTTGCCGACATTGTATCATATTGTAGCAGTCGAGTATGGCTGGTTATGCGGCGGAATCCAAGAGAGGCCGATCATCATTCCGTCTTTCGAGGAAATAGCCAGCTTGCAGCGAATCAAGGATTTCTCCGCTAGGTGTCATCAGGAAGTTGCGTCATTTGTTCATTCCTGGAATGAGAACATGGAAGAGCGTATTATGATAGATATTACGGACGATGGGGAAGAAGAAGCTCATGCATGCGGAGAAGTGATGCGACACGTAATTGCCCATGAAATCCATCACATAGGCCAGTTATCCGTCTGGGCACGGGAGATTGGCAAGAAGCCAGTGACGGCAAATTTGATTGGAAGAGGCTTATACACAACTGATGAAACAAAGATTAAATAA